The DNA segment aacagaaATGATGAAccgctgctgcatcatcacctgtgtgatgtttgtgacaagcttgttggatgtgaacgtggccatgaatggtattcgccgagcagtggccctcagggcgtggcaccagtggatacctgaagacgattactgtttgcccgcgccctggctcctcgcattcaaccgaatgctttggcgttaattatttatatctgaatttcactcgtagttggactcgcaaatattacagcgtacaaacgtaccgtcggaagagcaccctttttcatttttttttagggagggggtgggtgaattaccgtctgctcaaatttaatgtcactaatattttgagcctATTTTCAAAACAGGTgtcgtggtggcactgtaagcaatgcatttactgggcagaagtttattttatgttgtgttggcacaaggttaatgattgtcattgtactgtggtgccatgttcaaacaaaacacatcattgtacactctctttgcagaatgtctaatgaggtaataaattactgagcagcgagtatgcactgtggtaaatgcgagcaacgttactgaattacttcacacttgtcatgttctgttgacgttagtgattacgtatgccttggtgtcggctgctttccagtgtaggggtcgagaggcatgtcgagctccacttagcagcttttttttccttccactctctactggccaacgtggtaaaataagctcaacataatgcgtgattgctcagacctagattagactaccatttcacttattaaCTCTCAGGGCCGATTGGCATCGAAgtgaggagagcgactaacataaatacatatgtaggcagattaattaaaatgattatacacaccagacttgaaggcattggatgcagtggtggacatgacgaaggcagagatgtgacagctggaaacgtagaaaagtggagatctgcgtgggTTTGTGCGCGACTTAAGGTGAATGCTAGcgaaaaattaagaaggcgcagaagactgaggccagagttaaaactgcagtttaacagaggaaagcacctcccagcaagccaaaatgtgcgcatgcaagcagttatgtgaacacagaacatagaaaatgaaactccttcttggacagaaggaaagctaaggcacatttcttattgtgatgttgcttaaaaagttggtgtctagttgttgcccttcatatctggtccttctacacccagcaactgaaatgccatcaaaaaggagcatctccaatcactctaattacatttgaggtacacatcgccagatgtcagaggcttggtgtctcatcttgcagactagctagtttggcagatttaaactttaccgcatgtaagaggcatgcggtagccttgaaggggagtatttcataagtgttacagcatattgtacagtgatggcatgcttcattatttacatcacagtaataagctagcacaggctggaaagtttgtaagtgaacagaaaaaaacaatgttcatgccatatcttagccacattcttagtattgtataaaaagtgcaaataaggaattcctcatttttttgtcagctttttctttctgtgcattgattttttgcaagttagcaaggttctgcagtcttctgtgcctatcggctggcccccttgtttgtcaaaggtaccgagtacacaatgggtcgtgtcagtgcaagctaagtaaacgatggatagaaaattcatgctttcagagtatttccagaaaaaactgctattatttcctactcaggatggaggaacagcatcgatggtgcacatcctccttgtcactgcagcaattatggctgctcgctgctttttggcggcgtttcatttatctgcaggaagagcaggcatgaatgggaggcaataggtacctacgaaattaaacattgcattgagcaatatgttgttgtgtcggtgcttttgttatccatgaaggagttggtgtttttgattaatggttgtgtagcaaagatgtaactgctacattgcactgcattcacagatttgtttgcccatgcttttggtttactcagtttttcatttccttaccaaatggcagatggaaattcggctttcaacttgtgcactttcatcatgtttgcaatgtactttcagctggtgttcagtttcactttggagaagttgtccaaccattgtctgtgtctaaatgttttctaacagttgacctctttacgcagcatttctcacagaaagcaaatgttgcagtaacttttttattaaatgttactctatcatgtggctagcaatgtagcgaaaacattttttcatcaagtcagctttcaacattatagcaaattaaggcctttgttatttaacgttgctcacaatttgtactaatcactcaaccttgaagcagcgtaatgcgttatcacccttcctcggctcttcattgtgttaatcacattagacatgctcacggtcgttcgccatgctagtttgcggacattgttggctaagagtaaaccagacaaataaaaaatcggacgtcatgtgatgcctatagtctgcgggccagcagttcatcgtgtaaaagtggcgtcacatcataagcatcttctgtttttgctgcctttaggcaagttattagtgcgtttGGTGCAACACacagtcgatggggtcaaccgtcctgtcgtgttaagttttgatcccttaaatttaatgtttagtatttttccctgcaacgactacagaggaacacggacgtttccttcaataccgcactgaatatacggtcattccctacgtttcattgaaagcagaagtggttctgtttttaaaacgtacatagtctacgttataggtacggaatttttttacagtgcagttgTTTGTAGAGCTCGGTCCTTTCTTGGTATGGCCCGCTGCCACAGCTGCAGCCGTTCGTCTTCTTTCGGCGCCGAAAACAGCGATAACTTTTCCTTGCAGGATTTGTAGCCCGTATTGCAGCGTGGCACAAAACACTTTTTCGCCATCACGCGAACGCAGAATGCACCAAAAACGAAGAAAATGATGGAGCGTGGGTATCAACGAAAGGCACCGAGCACGTGCACGAGAGAAAAACGACGCGGACGACAGTAGACAAGAACTGACACGTTCCTTGCGGCTATCCGCCTGCCCTCAGCAACATAAAGCCAAGCCCCCAACCGCCTCGCGCCATCTCTCGGTGGTCGGCGGAAATTCATTCCTTGCTGTCGCCACTTGCTCTCCGTCGCGGGACTGCCCGTTCACACACCTAACCTATTCTAACACCATGGTCCAGGGTATGTTTACCGCGAGTAGGCCCGTGAGCAGTATGGGCGAGGTGGTGATCATGAAGTAAATGAAGGAAGTTAATGTTCTCCGGTCGGTTACTATAGCGGAGTCAACAGTTGGCGTCGTCCAGTTAATCGCAGAAAAGTTAGTCAGCTGCTAAAAGGAAATTCCGGTGCTTTACAAGGATCTGCTTGATAGCATCGTTTGACCGTTCAATGAATTCAGGTTGGCTACTTGGTGGTCTATAACAGGCGCCTATAATGGAAATCGTATGACCAAGTTGAGCATAATCTTGGACTATTTCTAACGGAGAGCCGATAGGGTTAAGAGATGCACGGAAGTCTTCGTTAATCgcaatgagcactcctcctcctcgtcgagaATAAGCACTATCTTTCCCAAATAAAACAAACGATGATGGAAGTGCGATGTCGTGACATGCAACGTCTTCGGTTAGCCACGTTTCTGCACCCACGATGATATCAGCTGAGCAGGCATACGTGCAATAGCTTTAAGTGCGTCTACTTTGCTGTGTATGCGCGGAAGTTTGCCAAGACCAAGgagattggtttggttttgttacgGTTGGTTTTCTTTGCGGTTGACTGTCAATACTCGGGGGGCCGTACGGCTGGAAGTTTTTTAACGCGGTCATTTGCCGAATCATACCGGTAAACACCATTTTTCATGTGAAGCGCTGGTCAAATCTTACAGAATAACGCTCGCTTTCTCTTATATTCCCTTTGACGAAGTCGCGCAGCTTTTTCTGTGCGTGTAGAACCTTCGGTCAGAAATCTTCGTCTAGCCAAACTTTTGGTTCCGCGAGTTCTTTTAATTTACGTGCATGTTGAAATGCTTCGAGTTTGTAGTTAAAGTTCAGAAATTTAACTATAATTGGTACAACTTGATCTGAACGTGGCTGGTCAAGGCGATGCGAACGTTCGAGCCCTGTCAAATAAACTGATTTCTGGGAGACATATATAGTACTTCATTACGCCGATATAACTTTTCGCACGCcctgaatgtacttattttcacccttATATAAGTCACAAGTTTCTTAAACGAGATGCCTCTATTGATAGCTCCTCAGGATACTAACCACTataatgtgcgagcaagtgtcGAGAAGCATAAAGTAATGCATACTTCTCTGCCCGAAGCCAATGGCCGTGTTTTTGTATGACAAATGAGGGGCCACCAGATTTGTCTGGAATGTCTGCAGCCGCGCGCAATTCTCttttcatgttcaaaattgtcgtaagcgcattaggcgtctaatgtttcaagttatTTGTCAACTttaaattttggaaggccgagagcgaccgtcctTCTGACGTTAGTTGATGGAGCAATTGCTTTGTCGCTGCGGCACCGAACTGCTTTCTCTTTGAGGACACGAGTTCATCCAGCAAACAGTTTTagagttggacgcaagctttctTGTCATTCTCGCCTGACTAACGTCACCAaaacgtaacagaagcaaccagtacaagctgcgtatgctggcATGCAGATATTGAGCGTACTGAGTATAAATTTCCGAAATTATGTATGTCCAATGACTGACTACAGCTACCATAAAGGGTGCCATTTTTTGTTGGCCACGTCCTGAAGTTGCCTAAAAGTATTTGGTATACATACCTTTGCAAAAGATCTCAGATTATGCAGTTAAACGTCCAATGCCCCCTATTCTCTTAAATTCTGAGTCTTTTATTAAATTGTAAGCATCGCGGACTTAATTTTTTAGTTCCTTATATTGTAAGCTATGCCAGCCGGTATATCGTGCATCGCTGTGAAGTTGATTAGTGCAACGCTGTtaggttgcggaaaacttctttctGGGTTGCTActtcgtttcctgaatgacgtgaggaaaggtCATGCTgtcgggaggtttatcgaaagcgatgacgaagCTGCAGAAATGGAGGgaaataatgcaaagctggtagtcatcgcctctcagataagccTGTTCGCTCGTGATAGCCGATTTTATTGAAACAGAGCGCAGTTCCGACCTAAATTTGCTTCGCTGGCAtcgtgcttgcagttactgtaaacTACTGAGTTAATTTTTGCGTTGTCATCGGGTGGGACTGGCGGTCGTTAGACGCCGCCAAAATTTAAAGACTTTTCCCAGAGGAGATCTTGATCGTCTCGTGAGTGCAACGTGCTCTACTATTGAGGCTGCAGGTTTGGGTTCCGTCTACATATCAGTTCCTTTCGTGAATGAACTGATATGTTTTCCTGGGGAACACCATGAATACTTGCGAATGTCGCTGTTGTGCGAAACTAAAGCaactgcgcttgaaatttcatgTGCTATATTAACGCTGCATAATTCTTTACTTACTCTTTGAAACTTGTCATCCAAGTGTTACTcgtcgcatatcattctacacgcACATTCAGATCTGCCAGAAGACAAGCTACAGAGGCTATTAGTCTTTCTTCTTAACCAAATAAAAGGGTAGAACGTGTTGGCGTGTGTTCTCGATGCATAcattcgaccatacacagtctgataaaggagagagcgcgcaaagGTTAATGCGCGCGCGCCCCTCCGGGAGGGGCGCTCGCATCGAGACACCCTACCAGCGGTGGgacagtggcgaccccaccgaggcCGGTGGGAGGCGGGAACAGACCCCATTGAGAAGGTCGTAAAAGAGATGCGCGCGCTCTCCACGAGAGCCGCCCGTGGGCCGGCTTGAGCCGTCACGTTCCGGGAGCGCCCGTCCCCAGTGGTCCACCGAGGGAGACCGGTGGGCGGGGTTTGTtagcggtggtggtggttgttgctatgaagggagGAGAGGGGGATATTTGGATGCACTGCTGTTCGTGTcattgggcctcttcgattatccacCTCTGGTAGCCCGCGGGCTGCTTGCGGGCTgccagagcgcgccgccaggcgctcgattttctcgggctgctccgcccacttccggtggctacccagaacgcgttcgattttctctggctgggcggtttcgggctgccagctggcagccagactcgccaggacgattttgtgctggcagcgtcGTTTGCTAGTTCCACAGCTCTCCGCTCTGGCGGCTAGCAGACGACAAAATGGAGGGAGGCGCATTCGCGACAGCTTGGGTGGTTAATAGCTAGGGCGCAGAAACGGCGTTCGCGTTCgtatctgtgctgttttcctaACCGTATCTTATTTCGAGTGGAATCTCCGAGCCGTATCCTGTTTACTCGTTTCAACTGATGCTTCCTATTTCGGCATCTCCGCGCGGCGTCTCGCGCGAAGCGTTGTTTCCTCTCTTGATTACTTGAGAAGATAGGTTGGTTTCCGGTCGTATTTTATTTTACTATGTTCACGTCGGCATCTCTCtaaactgcatgcatgcatgagtgcTCTTGTACGCTGGCTTGCAGCTGGTAACCTTCTCTTCTTGCGGCGTCTACGATATATCTATTCTTGAATCAGCCGTATTTATCTTTGTTGCCTGTCTTGCAGGTTCAGCGGACGCTCCCGATTTGTTTTTCGAACGACGATGGCCGCGCTTCGGATCTCATATCGCAAATTTCGGCAGTTCTGCGTGGCGTCTCAAACGGGCGCGCCGTTATCTCTCTCAAACTCGTTAGCGCGCTTATATCTTTTCATTTGCGCGGCGGGTACAGCTGTATTGtatatatttgctttttttttctcttgcaggctCAGCGACCGCTAACGACGCCTGTTTCGTTCGCACCTCTGGGTTTCGGCTCGATCGTATCGGCATGCGCGCTCCGAGCGTCCCGTACATACGCGTGAGACGCGGTTCACGAGATAATTAACGGATGcatcgtatatatgagacacgggCGTCTCATATACGATATGCACCCGTTATCTCGTGAACTCCACGCGGTTGGTTTCCGGTGTTGTTTTATTGCAGCACATGTACGCGCGTGTCGGCGCGCTCCTCTGATGTGCATGCAAGCATATGTGCCGGCGTGCATGCGTTGtagcgctttttgctgctggcttaAGTGGTATCTAATTATTAGTTTGTGGCGTCTACGATATCGATATCTCTCTTCTGGTATCAACATATCTTAAATTTGGTTCGTCTCTTGCAGAGGTTGAGCGATATCGTTCTGTTTCGGACAGCACTTCGGCATCCAGCTCTGCTCGGCACCCGTGCGGCATCACTTTGGTGCCGACATGCATGCGTGCGCTTGTAAGCTTACGGGTAGTATCTTATTCTGTTTCTTTGGCGGTTTGCGTATGTCTAGCAGGAGTCATTCGTTCTGCATGCTATCTTTTGCATCTTCTTCGGCCCTTATTTATACGTCACCTCCCTTCCAACGCTTTCACTTCATACGTTCATTTCGGGGGAGATGGTCGCGCCGCTGAGAATCATCTTGGAAGGTGtggagagagaaatttttgaggcagtcgacgacaccggtgcacccatTGTCCACGGAAACCAGCGCCTTTATGCGACAGCAGGTACGTACGTACGTGTACCTTTCTCGCTTGTATGTATATGCAATATTTGATCAGTACTTAATGCGCAACATATATATGCTCTCCTTTGGTTGCAGACAACGTGCAGGATTGGCTGAATGCGCCGGCAGCCCCCGTCCCACATACCATCGAGCCCGAGGAGTTGTGGCCTCGGGCCAAAGTTCTTTTCCTGATTCAAGaatataaaaatttcaaatcAGACCCTTCTAAACGCCTAAAAACTAAAAGACAACTCTGGGAAAATTTGGCAGATTTAGTGAATTCCAAATTCGGTTGCCATTTGACCCATTCGCAAATTGAGAACAAGTGGAGAAATCTAGAGAGAAAATATAAAACGGTGCGACAGCATAATAGCCAGTCAGGGGCGGACCGGAGAACATGCGAGTTTGAAGAGTAAGTATACGTAGAACATGATATCAGTAGAGATAATTAACTTCTACTGAATAGAAAACTTTGTTTTCCTGATTCTACATACGTGACTTTTGCCCCTGAAGCAGTTTAGTCATTCCACAAACCTGTGAATTAAGAATGTTGcagcattttttacttttttggtgCAGGTAGTTGTTGTGACAGAATAATTAACTGTACCAATTTTGGACATCTTTTGTCTAAATAATGTAATTCCTGTTGTAATTTTAGGGTGTTATAGATTACACAGCAACATTTGGGCAGATAAATTGACTGTCTTTTTGTCAATTGCATGCAGCTGCTGAGAGGCATGAACCCGGACTATGTGCTCATGTCAACAGCTTTGCTGCTGGGCAACTATCGGGCATTATGCATGCCGGCCATGGTTATAAGCTAGCTATACATGTGTCTTGCGTCGCTGAGTAGATATGTCAAGCTTTATGCATGAAATAATGTGTTTGTACACATattaagtgatgtcatatatatgtgtcaaatggatcataattttttttttgtcctcagggAGCTCactgaaatttttgaaaaagcTCACAGCATCAACCCAGCCTACCTGCTGGGGCCAGGACTCGTCCGGAGCGTCCAAgagtgagtcattttttttttctgcacacgacaagtgCGACAGGGAATTTACATGCACTGTAGCACAGGCATTGCCGAAATAAGAACTAGTAAATTGGGTTTGCCTCCTAGCCATATAGCGGAATCCTTATGGCACCACTACACAGCAAATGGCCTCAGATAGTGAGGAATGTTTTCCTTAAAGATTTAAAGTTTAAGGGGTGCAATGTGCTCCATTACATGCCGAAAGAACCAATCCAGTTGCTTGGttgcttttgaaaaagacagtGCATGTCGTGCAAAACATATTTGAAATCAAACACTACCAGGGGTTTCCCCAAGTATAAAATCAGGGGAATGTTGAAGCTAGGGGAGTAGCGGTagtcatttttcagtttttaattgtgtcttgatgTGGCACGTAGGACTAGAAAGGCTCCTGACTGCAACACTCATGTCAAAGAGTGCCAACAATTGCTTCGCTTTAGACAAGGATACAAGTCATATATCAAGAGACAAAAGTAAGGAACAAGGACTGCATGAaatgtgtccagaaacggcgcAGTAGCTCGGACTACTAATAAACCTTACAAGAAAAAATATCGCTGTCAGTCGCCTATCAAAGACTTGTTAAACTCTGCAAAACACGCATCTTTGCTCTGAACATAACAGATCGAGTCAgtaattaaacacacacaccaaGAAGTCATGTGCATGCTGAACACTACGCACATGTGGAAGGTGTACATCAGAGCTTTAATATCAGCCGTGATGATTTGCATGACACTGAAACATCTAGGTAGCAAAATTTATGGCTGCTACACACAGTTGGTTAAATATGTACAAGCACAGGCTCTTCGCATTGTCCGACTATTCACTCAATAATTATAAAGCAATCAAGAAATCATCACGGCTGATATCAAAGCTCTGATGTACACCTTCCACTTGTGCGTAGTGTTGAGCATGCACATGACTTCttggtgtgtgtgtttaattacTGACTCGATCTGTTAAGTTCAGAGCAAAGATGCGTGTTTTGCAGAGTTTAACAAGTCTTTGATAGGCGACTGACAGCGATATTTCTTCTTGTAAGGTTTATTAGTATTCCGAGCTACTgcgccgtttctggacacattTCATGCAGTCCTTGTTCCTTACCTTTGTCTCTTGATATATGACTTGTATCCTTGTCTAAAGGGAAGCAATTGTTGGCACTCTTTGTCATGAGTGTTGCAGTCATGGGCCTTTCTAGTCCTACATGCCACTTGaagacacaattaaaaacttATATATCTATGTGTTTCCTAGTAATAAAATAACTGGACTGCCACAAATATATGGCACATTCTCAGCCACTTTCCTAGCAGTTACATCCACCAGTTAGGACTACAAATTAAGGAAGGGCCTTCAGAGAAACAAGGGTGTGTGTAGGGTAGACACTGAACCtcgcacagaatgatatggcaggCAATAAACAGCTGGTTTAAGGGCACATGGAAGGTCACATGCATTGAAAAATTTTACTTTGTCTACAAATGAGTGGTTTTTCTTGATTAATGTGGCCAACATGTGAAATAGTGGCCCAATACATTACGAACATTATGGCACCACATATATAAGGTTTCATGTTTTGAGCGATATTGTGCCATCCCTGACGGCAATCGAGAATTACTGGGAATAAAATGCTCTAATTTTTTGAAAATGGACCTTGATACGTTTGAAATGACATTGAGCTGTTGAAATTACTTTGCACTTCTTGAAAAATTCTGTGCTCTAGCTTATTTGTAAATGTAACTGTGGTGTGCGCATTACAAAGTTCctcctatattttttttaatggctcTTTAGAGCACAACAATAAATTTGACAGATTAATTTCATAGGGTAGACCTTTTTGAACAAAATGACAAAACAATCtgcactgctaaataatttatttggctaaactgaaattgaaaagcctttgataGAATTTTAATTCCTGTTTCGTAAATGGTGTGAAAGAGGCTCCAAACCAAAGTTTCTCAGCTGACTTTTTGCTACCAGCAGAATTATGTACGAAATTAAATGACTACAAAATGAATGACAGTGCCCTTTGTGTAGGGATAACACATATGCACTACAAAGTCTCTGTTCTTTAGTGCAAGGAGTGCATAATGATGTCGCATTGTTTTGCCACCAGCAGCCAGGCTGAACCTGCAGCCAGCCCCCAGCCTGGCCCCAGCAGGGTAACTGCCACAGCGAGCCCAATTCCCGGCAGCTCGCAACCAAGCACGAGCAGGGGCAGCACTGCTGCTGGCGACTCGCAGCCCCCAAGCCCATCCGCGCAGCCTAGCCCCCTGCAACAGCAACCAGGCCCAGCCAGGAAGAGGCCCAGGACAGACACCTCTCGTGCAGTGCTCGAGAGTGCCGTCGCCCATCTTGAGGTGGCCGAAGCTAACAGACAGCAGCGGCACAGGGAGCGCATGGCTCTTGAAGGGAGGTAGGTTGCTGCTGAAGAGAGGAGGACTGCAGCTCTTGAGCGGGTGGCTGCAGCACTTGAACGGCGCGAGCTTGTCTCACTCTGTTCTCCGATACATGCCCCAGCTCATTCCCCAACTCATTCCCCAATTCATTCCCCAATCCGTTCTCCAGTCCGCTCTCCAAGCCCTCCTTACTATAATGCTTAGTTTTAATGTTTCGTTTTTTGTCTAGTCAGCGCTTTTTATATTTAATTTTCATTGATAATTGCTGTTATATGTTTGTGTTCAGTTCCGTATATTTCCGCTAAGTTGCTAtgcactacctcgatggaaagaaacgcgaacccagcgcaaacacgctccgctgtttcaatttcttttcaccgcggttttacttcggtgatagcgaAAACACATTAGACTCgttcatgatacattctaggacaacTCTAatgtctttttcgtaccacccaggtaaaagcgcgatgaaaagaaattccaacagtggggcgtgttggcgccgggttgttcgcctttcttttcattgaggtagtatgtgtgtgtgcgtgtgtacactTAGACACACGTATATTCATCTCGTTCGTGGTTGCACTTCATATTGTGTACATACTTTAATAAATTTTACAACCCTCTAATAAGATCTGCATGCGTGTTTCATGCAATGACATTCTGATCACTTGTTTCTGTGTGTACTGATAATAAATTGGATGGAAACAAAATTTCCAGAGCATACTTGTCTAAATTTCTCTAGCACACACCATCCTTCCAGCAGTTTAGCTCTCATTATTGTTGTCATTTACTGTTCAGAGGACACAATGCACATTTGAACATGTTGTCAGCCATCTTACGGTGCCCGAAGCTAACACACAAAGCAGTGGATGGCCATTGAAGAAAGATTGCTGCTCACTAGGGGAGTGCAGCACTTAATGGGGTGGTTGGAGCAATTGAGCGATGAACCTCTTCCTCCCATCATTCTCCAAGCCTCCTAACtaatgcatagtttttcttttattccgtcTAGTAAGCAGTagacattttttataactttcATTAATTGCTTTTGTATGCATGCTTCAACCTGTATTGTTCCATATATTTCCACTAATTGGCTGCAAGTGCACGTGTATACGCACACTTGTAAATTAGTCTTTTATCCTCAATTATATTGAA comes from the Amblyomma americanum isolate KBUSLIRL-KWMA chromosome 1, ASM5285725v1, whole genome shotgun sequence genome and includes:
- the LOC144098397 gene encoding uncharacterized protein LOC144098397 isoform X1, which produces MCQMDHNFFFVLRELTEIFEKAHSINPAYLLGPGLVRSVQDSQAEPAASPQPGPSRVTATASPIPGSSQPSTSRGSTAAGDSQPPSPSAQPSPLQQQPGPARKRPRTDTSRAVLESAVAHLEVAEANRQQRHRERMALEGR
- the LOC144098397 gene encoding uncharacterized protein LOC144098397 isoform X2, encoding MCQMDHNFFFVLRELTEIFEKAHSINPAYLLGPGLVRSVQDQAEPAASPQPGPSRVTATASPIPGSSQPSTSRGSTAAGDSQPPSPSAQPSPLQQQPGPARKRPRTDTSRAVLESAVAHLEVAEANRQQRHRERMALEGR